Proteins from a single region of Strix aluco isolate bStrAlu1 chromosome 5, bStrAlu1.hap1, whole genome shotgun sequence:
- the ERGIC2 gene encoding endoplasmic reticulum-Golgi intermediate compartment protein 2, giving the protein MRRLNRKKTLNLMKELDAFPKVPESYVETSASGGTVSLIAFTTIAFLTIMEFTVYRDTWMKYEYEVDKDFTSKLRINIDITVAMRCQYVGADVLDLAETMVASADGLIYEPVVFDLSPQQKEWQRMLQLIQSRLQEEHSLQDVIFKSAFKSASTALPPREDNSLQSPDACRIHGHLYVNKVAGNFHITVGKAIPHPRGHAHLAALVSHESYNFSHRIDHLSFGELIPGIINPLDGTEKIASDHNQMFQYFITIVPTKLHTYKISAETHQFSVTERERVINHAAGSHGVSGIFMKYDISSLMVTVTEEHMPFWQFLVRLCGIIGGIFSTTGILHGFGRFVAEVIFCRFRLRSYGSVSVPLPDGHTSNHLPLITDNSTH; this is encoded by the exons ATGAGGCGACTGAATCGGAAGAAGACCTTGAATTTGATGAAAGAGTTGGATGCCTTTCCAAAGGTTCCAGAAAGCTATGTGGAGACTTCAGCAAGCGGAGGCACAG TTTCTCTGATAGCATTTACGACGATAGCTTTCCTGACTATAATGGAGTTCACGGTGTACCGGGACACATGGATGAAATATGAATATGAAGTAGACAAGGATTTTACTAG taaGTTAAGAATCAATATTGATATTACAGTTGCCATGAGGTGTCAAT ATGTGGGGGCTGACGTTCTGGATTTAGCAGAAACAATGGTCGCCTCTGCAGATGGGCTAATCTATGAACCA gtAGTATTTGATCTCAGCCCACAACAAAAAGAATGGCAAAG GATGCTGCAGCTAATTCAGAGTAGGCTGCAGGAAGAACACTCTCTTCAAGATGTGATAttcaaaagtgcttttaaaagtgCTTCTACAGCACTGCCACCACG GGAAGATAATTCATTACAGTCTCCAGATGCATGCAGAATTCACGGTCATCTCTATGTCAATAAAGTGGCAGGGAACTTTCACATAACTGTGGGCAA GGCAATACCACATCCTCGAGGCCATGCACACTTGGCAGCCCTTGTAAGCCACGAGT CCTATAACTTCTCTCATAGAATAGATCATTTGTCATTTGGAGAACTTATTCCAGGAATTATTAATCCTTTGGATGGAACAGAAAAAATAGCATCAGATC ACAACCAGATGTTCCAATATTTTATCACAATTGTGCCAACCAAACTCCATACGTAtaaaatttcagcagaaactcATCAATTTTCAGTGACAGAAAGG gaAAGAGTAATTAACCATGCAGCTGGCAGCCATGGGGTGTCGGGAATATTCATGAAATATGATATCAGTTCACTTATGGTGACAGTGACAGAAGAACACATGCCTTTTTGGCAGTTCTTAGTGAGGCTCTGTGGCATTATTGGGGGAATTTTTTCAACTACAG GAATTTTACACGGCTTTGGCAGATTTGTAGCAGAAGTTATTTTTTGCCGTTTCAGACTGCGCTCTTATGGATCCGTGTCG GTTCCACTTCCTGATGGCCACACAAGCAACCACTTACCTCTAATTACAGACAATAGTACACATTAG